From Hydra vulgaris chromosome 07, alternate assembly HydraT2T_AEP, a single genomic window includes:
- the LOC100214288 gene encoding protein lin-52 homolog, with the protein MSNSKKESQAFEIESLSCKVERIDQSSPELWPEQMPGVTSFSALLKASQTKSTILDIDGKQDELTEADLEKIDELSSLSVPQIMERFLELKNQAYQLGIEEAKEMTRGKYLNILGK; encoded by the exons atgtcaaattcaaaaaaagaatcacAAGCATTTGAAATTGAGTCATTGAGCTGTAAAGTTGAACGAATTGATCAAAGTTCTCCAGAATTATGGCCAGAACAAATGCCTGGTGTTACTTCGTTCTCAGCATTGCTTAAAGCTTCTCAAACTAAAAGTACTATACTT gATATTGATGGTAAGCAGGATGAATTAACTGAAGctgatttagaaaaaattgatgAACTAAGTAGTTTATCTGTTCCACAAATCATGGAGCGGTTTCTTGAACTAAAGAATCAGGCTTATCAACTTGGTATTGAAGAAGCCAAAGAAATGACTCGTGGTAAATACTTGAATATTCTTGGAAAATAA
- the LOC100201077 gene encoding uncharacterized protein LOC100201077 isoform X3, translating to MNFMKLGYIISHIQEETVLLLPEKKFPTTEKKKTDFCGFLMKTKEHGEIGFQVEKLNDVLTKKQNDWNPFFVSSVAENERKTMIYVTLNKKNVMQTLLKHFCLKKNEQDFMNTKREVEMLGLVNSFEKTSFNNSNLLDTEDQQDKKEKKSSFNKSDLFKVEDQQDKEEKKNILFISHVFDNLQSVVAMRISLLTHFLHKLTCSNLIPACIFSEVDTVQYIHQEKFHSINLCVKENFKEVKDLPNILKKLCDSKYCLKNGNLVSIDGKRFLNENFIGEYLKDVRFIPILLNNEVTNVVKVAACINSLSTREKQKKVHILPQKYYHCLLQSYVLLNIINPGSSCTFSTICIKNTKDVLEEWLSLRKRELLNSYISKFGKKVQGSSEWEAIINNTAMSSIKLDLFSLSETNVLSINKIDSRRSLFIMYNYARICKLLKTHQALVTQGVYPPIMEVSSMDFTVLSLQSEWCLVLYILDYCILLSNLKSKFYSKMSDVDAHQIYKFLYYLSRDISSYYHQTKILLESRDHLFGLISARLYLSVALKEIMEHSFRLLDVNPPQEM from the exons atgaactttATGAAGCTTGGGTACATTATTTCTCATATCCAAGAAGAGACTGTCTTATTActtccagaaaaaaaatttcccacaacagaaaagaaaaagacaGATTTCTGTGGATTTTTGATGAAAACCAAAGAACATGGAGAAATTGGCTTTCAAGTTGAAAAACTGAATGATGTGCTAACTAAAaag CAAAATGATTGGAATCCATTTTTTGTTTCGTCTGTAGCAGAGAATGAGAGAAAAACCATGATTTATgttacattaaacaaaaaaaatgttatgcaaacattgctaaaacacttttgtttaaaaaaaaatgaacaagatTTTATGAACACAAAACGTGAAGTAGAAATGCTTGGTTTAGTTAATTCCTttgaaaaaacatcttttaacaaTTCTAACTTATTAGACACTGAAGATCAGCaggacaaaaaagaaaaaaagtcatCTTTTAACAAATctgatttatttaaagttgaagATCAGCAAGAcaaagaagagaaaaaaaatattttatttatttcccatgtttttgataatttacaAAGTGTTGTTGCTATGAGAATTTCTTTATTGACACATTTTTTGCATAAGCTTACATGTTCAAA tcTGATTCCGGCTTGCATATTTTCAGAAGTTGATACTGTCCAGTATATACACCAAGAGAAGTTTCATTCTATCAATCTTTGtgttaaagaaaatttcaaagaaGTTAAAGACTTACCTAACATTTTGAAGAAACTCTGCGACAGTAAATATTGCTTGAAAAATGGCAATCTTGTATCTATTGATGGGAAAAGGTTTctcaatgaaaattttatcgGAG aatatctaAAAGACGTTCGATTTATACCAA ttttattaaataatgaagtgACAAATGTTGTCAAGGTAGCTGCTTGTATTAACAGTTTATCAACAAGAGAG AAGCAGAAGAAAGTGCATATTTTGCCTCAGAAATATTATCACTGCTTGCTGCAATCTTATGTGTTGCTCAATATAATTAATCCAGGCTCATCGTGtactttt tCAACCATATGCATCAAAAACACAAAAGATGTTTTAGAGGAATGGCTGag CCTCCGCAAACGAGAACTCTTGAATTCATACATatcaaaatttggaaaaaaagtcCAAg GAAGCTCAGAATGGGAAGCTATAATCAATAATACTGCTATGTCATCTATTAAACTTGATCTATTTTCTCTGTCAGAGACCAATGTG ttaagtataaataaaatagactCTCGAAGAAGTTTATTCATTATGTATAACTATGCTCGAATTTGTAAACTATTGAAAACTCATCAAGCACTTGTCACCCAAG GGGTCTATCCTCCTATTATGGAAGTATCTAGCATGGACTTTACAGTTTTATCattacaa agTGAGTGGTGCTTGGTGTTGTATATACTAGACTATTGTATTCTTCTTTCAAACTTAAAATCAAAGTTCTATTCTAAGATGTCAGATGTTGATGCTCACCag ATATACAAGTTCTTGTATTACTTATCTCGGGATATTAGTTCATACTACCAccaaacaaaaattcttttg GAATCTCGAGATCATTTATTTGGGCTAATATCAGCAAGATTGTATTTATCAGTGGCGCTGAAAGAG ataATGGAACACAGTTTTCGGCTACTCGATGTTAATCCTCCTCAAGAGATGTGA
- the LOC136082520 gene encoding zinc finger MYM-type protein 5-like: MEIFAKKQYLLEVASKNTNVPPSNPISSTSTASTFAVLTDISASSNTVSTEIISEVEQEIEMSHNGILQELHADIEKDNYDQVKELRKIKSHHDIGMWPMTIYSSFRDTMVQIGTESFQNQNFPFPTDEEKKRTLSKKWFTRTLHNGQKVLRTWLCYSPTKNALSSFDLENGFSHWKKLNPRIPSHEGSSAHRSAFLKWKELERGFKNGGLTDDQLQIQVTRAAQQWKQVLERVTSAIQMLAQQNLAFKGHNESLQPDENSGNFLAIMKFLAKFDPFMKEHLE, encoded by the exons ATGGAAATATTTgcgaaaaaacaatatttgttagaAG tTGCTTCAAAAAATACCAATGTTCCTCCTTCAAACCCAATTTCTTCTACAAGTACTGCATCAACCTTTGCTGTATTGACTGACATCTCTGCTTCAAGTAACACAGTTTCTACAGAAATTATTTCAGAAGTAGAACAAGAAATAGAAATGAGTCATAATGGAATTTTGCAAGAGTTGCATGCAGATATAGAAAAAGATAATTATGATCAAGTcaaagaattaagaaaaatcaaGTCTCATCATGATATTGGAATGTGGCCAATGACAATTTACTCATCTTTTCGAGATACAATGGTACAAATTGGAACAGAGTCATTCCAAAATCAAAACTTCCCTTTCCCAactgatgaagaaaaaaagagaaCATTGTCTAAGAAATGGTTTACACGTACACTTCACAACGGACAAAAAGTCTTACGAACATGGTTATGTTATTCTCCTACAAAAAATGCCTT AAGCAGTTTTGATCTTGAAAACGGATTTTCACACTGGAAGAAGCTTAATCCACGAATTCCAAGTCATGAGGGAAGCTCCGCTCATCGTTCGGCATTTTTAAAGTGGAAAGAACTGGAAAGAGGCTTCAAAAATGGTGGGCTAACTGATGACCAGCTTCAGATTCAAGTCACTAGAGCTGCTCAGCAATGGAAGCAAGTTTTAGAGCGCGTTACTTCAGCAATTCAAATGCTTGCCCAGCAAAATTTAGCATTTAAAGGTCATAATGAGTCTCTACAACCAGATGAAAACTCTGGAAATTTCCTTGCTATTATGAAGTTTCTAGCCAAATTTGACCCATTCATGAAAGAACATTTAGAATAA
- the LOC105848654 gene encoding transmembrane protein 186, translated as MFLFVSTIKNTFKVVHRHSNSMKFFSVKTVEHNFLNSVFIIQKKELHCRSSANGNFKGNFMYNINTRCISDLNTKWDVLYTFPHIKILGIISRFKMYQLAIMAAVGYPLYSMHLEGHISDVTLVYAAASSLGTALLFIIYSYFATKVVGQLAVNQHDDVIRISHLSFYGRRIEEYIEIEKVIPTSDFMENNDFENVFQKFHIDKGNKKTCKYVYSLRYGKLFDRERFNRLLGIPSL; from the coding sequence atgtttttgtttgtctcaacaataaaaaatactttcaaagttGTTCATCGACATTCTAATTCAATgaagtttttttctgtaaaaactgtagaacacaattttttaaacagtgtttttataattcaaaaaaaagaactGCATTGTCGATCTTCAGCAAATGGAAATTTTAAAGGAAactttatgtataatataaataccaGATGCATATCAGACTTGAACACTAAATGGGATGTTTTATATACATTTccacatataaaaattttaggaataaTATCTCGATTTAAAATGTACCAGCTAGCCATTATGGCTGCTGTCGGTTACCCTTTGTATTCTATGCATTTGGAAGGTCACATATCTGATGTTACATTAGTATATGCTGCTGCAAGCTCTTTAGGTACAGCGTTATTATTTATCATCTATAGTTATTTTGCTACTAAAGTTGTTGGACAACTTGCAGTTAATCAACATGACGATGTTATTAGAATCTCTCATTTATCATTTTATGGAAGGCGAATAGAGGaatatattgaaatagaaaaagttaTTCCAACAAGtgattttatggaaaataatgattttgaaaatgtttttcaaaagtttcatattgataaaggaaataaaaagacCTGTAAGTATGTATACTCGTTAAGATATGGAAAGTTATTTGATCGTGAACGTTTTAATAGATTATTAGGAATTCCATCATTGTGA